The genomic DNA CCcgtatttaatttgaattattttcccTTGTCGCTTTTCGATGGCCTGCAGCTCTGATGGTAATGGCCTGAACGCTTGACTTGGATTTACCATCGCGTTTATATAGTATTTCTTTGCCAATAAATTACCATTCCCTTCGCTTCCCTGTCCTAGAATCGTTGGAGTATCATCGTCGTGATTGCCAGTTATCGAATTTGCCTTTTAGCCTCGCCGTTGAAGAACTTATTACCCAGTGATTACCCACGGCTAGAGGCTCGCACAAATCTGTTACACAGAAGACAAGCCACTGACGTCACCTAATCCACTTTAGAATGCAACAATATGATGTCCcacttgtctgtgtgtgtgtttgtgtctgtccAGTGTTCCGCTGGCTCATCCGGCCCTCCTTTGAGCTGCCTTTGAGCTGTTCACTTTCCTCGCTTCACGCAATTTCTCGCATGTCAACAGTTCATTAAGGGGCCGCCTTTTAGTCCATCCACTGTATCAAAGGACGGGCGGATAGAGACAGCGTTGGAGCATGTGATGTCCCCCTTCTACAGATTGTTTTTATTCGAGCTATTTTCAATGAATCGCCAAAGACAATCGATAAAAATGTAgttaaaattaagttttcgttcgttttgtgGCGCGCGTGATGTTTACAGacatcaaatatatgtatgtataacaaaaaaaaaactataaaagtCTGTTGACAATTCCTGGGTCTtagtccttttttttgggatatttttcGTTAACCCAATTGCTTGAGACAGAGCTCatgttgcacacaaaaagtggcAGAAGGATGCGCTGCTGGGGTGGGGATTTCAACCGAagaagaagcaggagaagcgGATAAAcgcaattataattattattatgtccAAAAATGGTGGAAGGACTGAGTGACATCTTGCTTGCAGGCGCATCAAATGTTGATGTTTATTAATTTCCATCTCCGACTCATAAATCAAGCTTGTGGCATGATCTATGAGTGTTGCTGCAATGTTACccttattgtgtgtgtgtgtggcattatCCATCTAAAAAAATGTGTCTACAATTACGGCAATTTTCGTagccatttaaatttaatttacgaGCACATTTTTCATGAAAACTCAGAATGATGTTGGCTTTGATGCATGCCCCAAGAAGTATACTGTAGAATTTTTGATTAGCTCAAGGGATCCTGCATACTCGAAGTTCTCCAACATTTCTGACAGAAATCACGAGTGAAGGAAGGCACCATTAATATTTCGTAAATAGTGAGCAAAACTTTGCAATCTCTGATTTGTCAGACACTCACTCTTCCGCATTTCCCCCGTGGCACAGACATCTCACCTGGTTGTACCCTTTATCCACCTTTAGCATGTGATGCATTCCCTTCTCACTGATTCACTGATtatggggtgtgtgtgtgtgtgtgtgagggacATGAAtctcatacataaatatgtacgtagGTGCATGTGACTTacccgcccagcagcagattcACATTCCCGTTGacaacatttgcatatgtctGGGGTCCGCCCGCTCCAGCTgcacctcctccgcctccgcctccgacATTGCCTGCAGATCCGGAGACACCACGCTGATGATACAGACCCAACCCGCTGCTATAGAAGGTGGTaaatgatgaggatgaggtgCTGCCATGCTCCTGAGACTGCGATTGGGAATCCTCGGCGCTGCCTGGAGCGACGGATGATGGGGCAATGGTTGTTTCGGACACGACCGTTGAGATAGTCGTTGCATTGTGCGGATTTTGGGGAGTGACCGCCGCGAGCAGCGTTGCATAACGTTTCAAAGACATTATTTCACTGGAATTTCACTGTCGATTGCATAACGATTAGCTTGGAACACACATTACAAGGCCATTAGCACGCACACCTCCACACACGAAACGGCACGGTACGGCACACTCTCAGCGGTCGAGTGTTCTAGTGCTAGTGCCCTAGCCCTAAGCAAGGACAAGCACAGACTTGCGAGAACTAGCCCTTGCTCTGTTCCGCGCGCGCAACCACACTAACTAACATTCAAGTAACTAGAGCTCGTAGTGAGAGCGaagggagcagcaacagcagaagcagtgcGATCGATGGCCAAGGCAACTGATAAGGGAACTCCGTTACTCCCTCTATTTGGCACGCGGTGGAGCCCGTCGCGTCGCCGTGCGTCTGTGCAAATGCTTTGGTTGCGCTGCTGCAACTGGGGCCCGGCTTGAGTTTGACTTTGCTGGCTAGCTGCGAGTGTCAGTCAGTgcgcgctgctctgctcccgtGCCGTACCGACTTGGCTTGGGCTTATCCTCTGCCCTACGCTCTGCTCGGTTCTGTTGTGTGCACGACGAAGTTGCCCAGGCAACCGAAGCGCGTCATCAACCTTCGGCTTGTGCTTTGGTTTCAACTTGCTTCGGCTTTATCTCGTGCAAGGCTTATGAAATGGAGGGTAAGGCGGACTAGCACTTGGTCTACACTGGTTTCTCTCCCACTCAATCTCTCTTTGCGAACGCACAGAATAGAGGCTGCTCGCGTGGACTGCCAAACCTTTTATTAATACACCTTGGGTTGCGGCTTCTTCtggttactgctgctgctgctgttggtttcTTTTGCCTTCTGTTTGCCTGTTACATGTTGCGTTGcccatttttcttttgctgcagctgtcccgctctttctctgctcgtactcgtaggTGGAAAAGGGTGGAGGAGAGCAGCAAGAGGCCGACAGGAACAGAGTCAACTACAAAGGCCAAGCACAGTTATTTGTATTGAGCTTCCTTTTGTAACCcctttctttcattttatctctctctctctctcttttttcacTGTCCTGTGAGTgattgtgagtgtgtgcatgtgtgaggTTCCTGCACGTTTCACATCAAATTGAGCGCCAAATGCTTTTGTACAACTCGTATGGGGGCTGtcattattgttgctgctgctactgttgctgtcgttgtggCAACCGTGCATGCCATTTGAACAACACTTGTCGCCAACTGACATTTTTCACGGCATGCgaccataaataataatgcgACTCGAAAGTCACACTGTCAGTCCCACATATTGTGGCTGGCAGCCAATACAACACAATAACTAGCTCATGCTCCTAAAATCAGACAAATCAGTTCAGAAAAAAGTGACACCTGTTGACAATATTCAGATGCTGCtgagaaaacgaaaatgattCAGTTTAAACGCACTTTTTTGCTTCAAGAACTCATCGTAGCtaattaaatgtgtaaataaagatttattttCCCACCCATCACCCATAAAATGATGCATCTGAGGAAAATGTACACTTACTTCAGTGTAAACtttgttgaaattttaaatatgtacaaaatatgtaCCATGTTCGCCCGCCGAAACAAATGtagaaaatttgcattttggccacGTTTAATGGCCTATGCATATGCAATCATCATTATAATTGCCAGCAACTGGcaactaattgaaattcatgTGTAATTTGCGcaaatttgcttttaatttattgcccagcacacacagatgccTAAAATTTTGAGTGCGAAGGTGTGCCCATTATTCGGGGGCGGCAGTGTGTCCTCCCAGTCGACAGCTGTACACAGTCGCAGGCGGCGGGCAACGACTGCTCCAAgaacatatgtaaatagttGCACGCCATTTGTACCTTCTCATTCGCTCTACCTTTCTTCgcttcttcgtttttttctgtttctgctttctctgtttgctttgcgCTCTTTGTggatgtgtgtctgtgtggggtgAGCCGCTTTTTTGACGACAGCTTTTGTGGAAGTAGAGGTGGCGACGAGCGGGAAAGGCTAGTCGACAATCTTGAAATCCGTGCGACTATGGCGGCTTAACAGTCACACGGCGTAACGGTCCCTATAGTTGTTGCCTACACCTCGAGTGTCGCGCGCGCCCTGCTGAAGAGCACGTccccgtcgtcgtcgttgcagctgttgttgttgttgttgttgttgctgttgttgttgttactttGGCGGCCGTGAATGTCGCCAAAGTTGTTACAATTTTAGTTTTCCTATCTCAATCTGTGCGCTGGCATAATTTTAGATTTGTGTGGAGGGAAATTTGTCAATTcaggaggaggcagaaggGCGACAGGACAGCAGCTAAAAAGCTACgacacattttgttgtttgtatgtCACGCCGCCTTTCAacagttggcagcagcagcgggcgacggcagtggcactggcagcggcagcggcaggcggaAACGTGACTCATTAGAGCCGTGGACCACccgtaaacacacacacactcacacacacagcacggATGGGGacgagatgatgatgatggataGTTTTTGGCGCTTCTGGTCATTCAGTGGGCCACTGCGCACGCGCCAAGGGTAAGCCAAGCCGAATTGAGGGGGAGTCCCAGGGAAACGGCGAAGCCGCTGCAATGTAGGCTAcattttatacaaatattttcgaCAGCCGCAATTAGTGTACACGCGTGCGTGTGTTTGGCATATTTCTGTGGCAACTAATGAGGCTGTCACCGTTGAGCGCCAGCAATCCTTTCTTCTTGCACCACACACTCCGCCCACTCCCTCTTCGCCACTTTTTATGCATTAATTATGTATGCCTGTTGATTTATTATTCACAGCCTTCATGGTTAATGACGGGAATGGAATCGGCAGAGGCGGCGGGTGGGTCAAGCAATCGCCATGGGCTGCCAGAAGGCAGGGTATTAAAACCCAAAGCCATGTCACATGTTCTGCAAGATtcctgcttttcttttttaatcaTAACAcacgtgtgtgcatgtgttgCATGTCCTGGGAAagtatttcatattttcacaTGAAACCTTAAGCGTTCCAACCCCAGCATCGATTGCCACAGTCGCACGCAAAGGTTACAGGTGTGGGGGTGCGGCTGCGAGGCGGTGCCAGGCACCAGTCAGCAGTCACCACTCACTGGTGGCAAGGTCCTGTCCTCGTTCCCTCGTCTATGGAAACTTTAAAAGTGCCACACGCAAAATCCCAGAATCAAACATATAATATTTGGGTTTATGGCACTCTTACTCTTTTGTTaagtaatttgatttgaaatcGATAAGGAAGCATTAAATTTGATATTAAGGCTAAGGAAATTGAGGTGGGGATATGGTGTACGGGTTATGGTTAATCCGAAATCCTGCTATCACCACTTTATCTACCTTTAAAAGCAAGCCAGCTTTTAGCATTCAACATAATAAAACATATTGAAAATTTCTAGTTTATATGGAATATTGTAACGATGCCTGTTCATCAGCCCAAAGCTGCTtgcaatgtatgtatgtacatatgtgcaaataCATAAACcccatgtacataaatatacatatatataaatgttcCCCATTTTGGTGTGGGCAAAAGTCGCGAAAGACAAACAATTCGCAGCTAaatggcatgtggcaggaaGGTCTCTTGCTTGGGGATTTCCTTTGATTTTATCGCCAGTCAAGCCCCCAAGTCGCGAGCATTGATTAAAGTTCGAAGTGTCCTCGTTACACGACGAAAGTAGAGCAGACCGGAACGGATTGACACGCCCATGGCCCTCCCGATCCCCCGCTCAATCCCTTAATGTGGCCTCTTATTGTTTGGTTTAGTTCCATGAACCACGTTTGTTGTCAGGTGATGATGTCAGCCGCTGCGTGGATGGATGGTGGGATGGATGGGGCACTTGTGTACGCTGCTTTGGGGCTCAATTATTAACCGGATATCCATCTCAATTACAGCCTACGTTATCTCTTTAAGATGTCACTGGCCGTGTCGCTGCGCCGTGctctgctggtgctcctcTCGGGCGCCATCTTCATCCTCACCGTGCTGTACTGGAACCAGGGAGGCGGCAAGACACAGGCCTACAGCGAGGCATTGGAAcgcccccacagccacaaggaCGGCACTGCCTTTCCCATGTGAGTGTGAAATATTAATTACGGAGATGAATCCCTGACTGAAACCCATTCCTCTTCATTTTGCAGACCCGTGGAGAAGTTTTGGACATACAAATGCGAGAATGACAGATGCATGCGGGTGAGCTATCATGCCGGGAAGACCGCCAAGCGTGTCTCCTTCATCACCTGTTCGATGACCTGCGGGTACGTGAACATCTGGCCGGCGCCGACCATTAAATCGCTTGTCAGCGCCCAGACAACCAGCTTCTCCGTGGAGATTGTCCAACTGGAAATGGACACGCCGCATCGAGAGGTGcgcaagcagctgcagctggccttTGACACTTTCCTCAAGGATCTGCGCCAGATCCAGAGACTGGACTACGCGGCCAGTCCTGCTGAGATGGGCGAAAGTGAATCGTCATCGTGGTCATCGAACAACGATATGGTGGGCGCTGCCACTTCTGGCCAGAGACGATCAGGCGGTCTGGAGAGTCTGCTGGTGAAGATCAGCGTGCAAAAGTCCGGAGATGTGGACTTCAGCCTGGACAACGATGAGAGCTATCAGCTATCCACAATAAGTAAGCAAAACGAAGATTATCAGCTGATCTAAGCCTTGTCTAACATCTTCCAACTTGTTTTAAGCGGAGAGCCATCGCCTGCTGGTGGAGATCAAGGCTAACTCGTTCTTTGGGGCTCGCCACGGACTGTCGACGCTGCAGCAACTGATCTGGTTCGATGACGAGGATCACCTGCTGCACACGTATGTCAACAGCAAGGTGAAGGATGCCCCAAAGTTCCGGTATCGCGGCCTGATGCTCGACACCTCACGCCACTTCTTCTCGGTGGAGGCGATCAAGCGGACGATCATGGGAATGGGTCTGGCCAAGCTGAATCGCTTCCACTGGCATCTGACGGATGCGCAGAGCTTTCCCTATATCTCGCGCAACTATCCGGAGCTGGCCGAGCACGGAGCCTACTCGGAGAGCGAGACGTACACGGAGCAGGATGTGCGCGAGGTGGTCGACTTTGCACGGATCCATGGCGTGCAGGTGATACCGGAGATCGATGCCCCCGCCCATGCCGGCAAtggctgggactgggggcCCAAGCGGGGCATGGGCGAGCTGGCCGTGTGCATTAATCAGCAGCCCTGGAGCTTCTACTGCGGTGAGCCACCGTGCGGGCAGCTCAATCCGAAGAACAACCACACCTACCTCATACTGCAGCGCCTctacgaggagctgctgcaggcgacGGGTCCCACGGACCTCTTTCATCTGGGTGGCGATGAGGTGAATCTCGACTGCTGGGCCCAGTACTTCAACGACACAGATCTGCGGGGCTTGTGGTGCGATTTCATGCTGCAGGCAATGGCCAGGTAGGCAGCCCATACCTCTCTATGTCCTGCTACATATCTAGCTACTTCTGCTTTCCTTTCGACAGGCTGAAGATGGCCAACAATGGCGTCTCCCCCAAATACTTGGCCGTCTGGTCGAGCGCCCTGACCAACACCAAGTGTCTTCCAAACAGTCAATTCACGGTGCAGGTGTGGGGCGGCAGCACATGGCAGGAGAACTACGACCTGCTGGACAATGGCTACAACGTGATTTTCTCGCACGTGGATGCCTGGTACTTGGACTGCGGCTTcggcagctggaggagcacggGTGAGGCCGCCTGCTCCCCCTATCGCACCTGGCAGAATGTCTACAAGCACCGGCCCTGGGAGCGCATGCGTCTGGACAAGAAGCGGCGAAAGCAGGTTCGTCTTTTTAGCTTAAATTGGAGAATACAAATAGCTAATCTCTAACCTCCTTTCAGGTATTGGGCGGTGAGGCCTGCCTGTGGACAGAGCAGGTGGACGAGAATCAGCTGGACAATCGACTGTGGCCCCGTGCCGGTGCCCTGGGAGAGCGCCTCTGGTCGGATCCCAGCGATGATCATGATCTGGATATTATGCCACCGGAGGTGTTCCGCCGCATCTCGCTGTTCCGCACCCGCCTCGTCGAGCTGGGCATCAAGGCGGAGGCCCTGTTCCCAAAATATTGTGCCCAGAATCCCGGCGAATGCATTTGATACTACCTTTAAGAAAAGTAAATCCCAATCCAAACCCCGATCCCCCCAACACTCCCAACATGTGCGTTAGTTAGTTTATAGTGtaattgttattttatatACATGAAAGGCAGAAGGAAACGATAAGCCCGAGCTTCGCAGAAGTTTTGTGGGTCAGTTTGCGGAGTTTTGCAGGAAGCGACTGTATGAAATGGTTTCTGGCATCAACCATGACGACTCGAATTTCTTTTCGATAGAAAACCACActcacccatacacacacacacacatacttagtACAATTCAAATCGAATTATATAGCGCACACAttatatagatagatggacagacagacatagaatCGGATACAGGCAGACATGACCGTTATAGGGAAACACGTTGAAGATTACGATTACCATTAAGCGTTCATAGTTTTTAATTGTAGATTTCATACGCAttaatatacacatacacactcacaccaaCATGCAGACATAGGCATAAATTCTACAGATATATAGCCTTAATTTTATAGTAATTAGAAACAACAGGATGACAAAATGACAACTTTTTGATATTTTGAAACAAGCTTTAATCGCGGAACATCAATAATTATGTTTAAGTTGACagcaaaattgtatttcttttctttgttgattttcccttatatttaatttaatttccttcttttgttttaatctAAGTTTTAATTAGAGTTAAATTAGATTTTCAGTGATATAAACAATGTGACCttaagaaaaaactaaaagatacataacaaacaaaatgacaaaaacaaaatgagaaaaaacaaaatgctaaaACGCAAGAAACGTagaattaaaacaaaagcaacctTAACAATTAATCGTTACGACAAACCTTTTTGCACGCATTGGCACATAATTGATAAAACCTAGAGAATATTAGTAGCTAATTTTAGAATGTATACTAAAATGGGTTTAAATGGTTTGGGGCACCTTCAcagtgtttgtgtttaatttctttgatttttgccatttatacATTCGGAATGTTTGATGCACGTCAAATTCCCCATGCAAGCAACATGTTTTCGTACTTAAGATAGACTTTTGGCATCGGATGTGCATCATGGAATCTACTTTAGTTTAACCTTAACTTTTGCTGTAACTTCAAGTCACGTtcgaaaataaactaaaagtCCAAGTAAAGCTGTTGCAACGCCTGCAATCCCGATGTCTTTGGCGGTTCCTTGATTTGTATAATCGCTTTTAGCTGCTGTGGAGATTGCTATTCATGCCCTCAGGTAAGTTCCAtcgaatccaaatccaaagcTTGCTGCAAACTAAACTTTCCCCCCACTTGCAGGCATTGACTAAAAACAGTCTGGAAGAGCCAACAACTGCCAATAGAAGCATCAGCATCCCGTTCCAGAATTCGATAAACCAATTGAAATCGAAGAGCATTGCCAGGCCGGCCGGAGACCTAGGACTTGGCCTGCTTTGCAAATGAATTCCTAAACAAAATCGGTGATATTGAGGCTGTGATTTTGTTCCTGTGTGGCCAGGCGAGTGTGCGGCGTGGGGCGCAGGCAGATCACACACTCCTCGGTGCTGAAAGTTGGGATTCAAAGAGGAAGGGAAGTGCGGATCGATGAATTTCGGGAATGAGaatcatttaaatacaaaaaaataatactttAATTTGTGCTCTTAactgacatatgtacatatatcatgCAATACTTATGGACAATAGGATATTTTTGATGGCGCTAACATGTACAATTGTTGGGTAGGAGGAGATCTCTGTATCATATACATAgatcgttgtgtgtgtgtttgtgtattttggtCTGTGGATCATTCATAGTGTCCGGTGGGCACGGGACTTGTTGAGGTCAGTCTATAAGAAAACGATAAACAGAACAGGAAAACCGAAATCAGGCATGGATAAAGACCTTCAAAGTGTTACGTGGGGCACACTCTGGCACAGCCCAGCAGATGCTCTACATTTAAACGATACTCTGCAAGGCTATGGAtagatatttttgtgtgtatctATAGGGTACGGCATGTGTGTTAGCAGATTAAACGAGCGAGCGTTAAACGATAGATAGAGaacaaaagagagcagcaTCTACATGAGCATTGCATATACGCACCGTAGACTTTCGGTTCGCGATCTCTGCGAGTAGTCTTTGGAGGCGCGATGCCtggaatggaaattaattggttaagtgacaacaacaacaacgatgacAAGAACAGGAACAGCTACAACTACAAGCCACATCTACTAAGTACATCTGCTTATGCATAGTGTCATGTGTAAAGCCCAAGCGGATagatatatctatgtatggaCGTGTAGTAGACCGACAACACCAATGCGTTAGAATACCAAATGTGAGTGCAACACTGCGCCTATGGCATCTGCCAACAGAGACCCACCTGCGATTCTTGATGGAGCTACTCCGATGGATATTCCGACTCTCGCGCCAGCGTATGAAGCGATGCCTCAGCGTCTGGCGCACCTCCGAATTGAGGAAGCAATAGAAGAGCGCCACAAAGAAGCCCTGCAGCAGAATTACAGCATAAGTTACACTCTTAATTCCAAGAAGTGAATGCCTATACCTGTGTGCTGATGAGAAATGCCCGTATGGCCTCGAAGAGGTTGCGACTGATGCCCTGTTCGGGGCCAGTGAGGACCAGCAGATAGGTGATGCCAAACAGGGGAATGAGCACCAGCAGTGCTTTTGATGCCTTATAATACTGCCGCGTCTCCAGGGTGTGTGCCGAACGAAGTTTGGTAATGAGAACCTTAAAAGTTAATGATGATTAGCAGCAGCTCTTGGGGATTCTTGAGGGTTTTACACTCACCCACATGATGCGTATGAGAAATACCAAGTTAACAAGCAGAGCCACCGAAGCTGGCCCCTTGAATATCCAATCAATGTGAGATTCTCGCATCCAGCCGCAGTCGACTTCCAGCTGAAAGCAGCACCAAAAACAATCATAAAGGATGGATAGGAATAGTTTTATGGAGCCAGCACTCACCCCATTGAAATGATCATTCTCCAGATGGGGTGCAAACGCTTTGGCTATGGCCCAGGCCATAATGAATACAGCGGGACAGCCCCAGCCAATGAGGGCATAGATAATAAAGCTGATGTTATCGCTGGAGAATGTTTGCACCACCAGGGTGTACAAATAGAGGCCTGCAAATGGgaatacagatacagaaattCCTTTCCCCCTCCCCATGCAACTCACCTTCGACAAACATCCAGAAGAAGTTGGTCAAGTAAAAGTATTGCAACATGATGACTAGCGTAATGCAACCAGCCTGACTAGACTCTGTGGTTATCTGCACGAATATACATGAATATCTGCAGAATAAATGTAGTCATTGGATATGGAATCGCACTTACCACTTGCAGGAACAATGTGAGTATCCACAGCAGAGCGGAGGTGATGTATGTGAGGAATAGATTCGCATGTATCGTGTTTCGCAGGCACCGCAAATCTCTGCCATAGAAGGAACTTGGTTTGAGTATGAATCAAAGTTTGGGAGCGTTGATTTGGACTCACTTAAAGCTAACGAATATGATGAGTGCCACCACCAAGGTGGCAAAACTGATGAAGTAACCACAGGCATAGATAATGGCAGGCAGATCCACACTGGGTGAGAAATCGGGAACCATGGGCACAGAGCCCGACTGCTGGTGGCAACGATCGTAGTCCGAATAGTGATCCCATGTCCCATTCTCGAAGCAGTAACGCGTGGCATTCTCtggcataataaataaagttttcaTTACTGTTTGGATTGTCTTTGTGATCATTTCTCACCTGTGGTATCATAGTGCACGCCCTTGAACTCCTCAAAGCAGGGCAGAACGGCCAGGGTGGCGGCTTTGGTGCGTGGCCAACAGAGCACCGAATCGAATGCACTGGGACAGTGTAGGATCTGTAAGATATAGCAGATGTtgcattatatttatattgtatattaCTGAGGAGGAAACATCTGTGGCAAGGATACGGATAcgccaaacacacaaatatttatggcaggCATGCAATTTCCTGCCAGACTTGACCTTTCCCCGTATC from Drosophila subobscura isolate 14011-0131.10 chromosome E, UCBerk_Dsub_1.0, whole genome shotgun sequence includes the following:
- the LOC117890018 gene encoding probable beta-hexosaminidase fdl, with protein sequence MSLAVSLRRALLVLLSGAIFILTVLYWNQGGGKTQAYSEALERPHSHKDGTAFPIPVEKFWTYKCENDRCMRVSYHAGKTAKRVSFITCSMTCGYVNIWPAPTIKSLVSAQTTSFSVEIVQLEMDTPHREVRKQLQLAFDTFLKDLRQIQRLDYAASPAEMGESESSSWSSNNDMVGAATSGQRRSGGLESLLVKISVQKSGDVDFSLDNDESYQLSTITESHRLLVEIKANSFFGARHGLSTLQQLIWFDDEDHLLHTYVNSKVKDAPKFRYRGLMLDTSRHFFSVEAIKRTIMGMGLAKLNRFHWHLTDAQSFPYISRNYPELAEHGAYSESETYTEQDVREVVDFARIHGVQVIPEIDAPAHAGNGWDWGPKRGMGELAVCINQQPWSFYCGEPPCGQLNPKNNHTYLILQRLYEELLQATGPTDLFHLGGDEVNLDCWAQYFNDTDLRGLWCDFMLQAMARLKMANNGVSPKYLAVWSSALTNTKCLPNSQFTVQVWGGSTWQENYDLLDNGYNVIFSHVDAWYLDCGFGSWRSTGEAACSPYRTWQNVYKHRPWERMRLDKKRRKQVLGGEACLWTEQVDENQLDNRLWPRAGALGERLWSDPSDDHDLDIMPPEVFRRISLFRTRLVELGIKAEALFPKYCAQNPGECI